In a genomic window of Williamwhitmania taraxaci:
- the tsaD gene encoding tRNA (adenosine(37)-N6)-threonylcarbamoyltransferase complex transferase subunit TsaD — MSSAEKSLVILGIESSCDDTSASVIRNEYILSNIIANQDVHKLYGGVIPELASRAHQQSIIPVVDRALSVAGVTRKEIDVVAFTRGPGLLGSLLVGTSFAKGFSLGLNIPMVEVNHLQGHVLAHFLREEGKPMRYPAFPFLCLLVSGGNSQLVLVKDYLEMTVVGQTLDDAAGEAFDKCAKVMGLPYPGGPLIDKLAKEGNPKAFKFNKPVIQGYNYSFSGLKTSFLYFLRDALVLNPNFIEENQADLCASLQATIIDILMDKLIKLAKEYGVTEIAVAGGVSANSGLRQRMIDEGAKRGWNVYIPDFRYTTDNAAMIAIAGYYSYLKGNRASLDIAPLARMVF; from the coding sequence ATGAGCAGTGCCGAAAAGAGTTTAGTAATACTAGGTATCGAGAGTTCGTGCGACGACACCTCGGCTTCGGTGATCCGGAATGAGTATATACTTTCAAATATTATTGCAAATCAGGATGTGCATAAGTTATATGGTGGCGTAATTCCTGAGTTGGCCTCTCGTGCTCACCAGCAGAGTATTATTCCTGTGGTGGATAGGGCGTTGTCTGTTGCTGGGGTAACCCGTAAGGAGATTGATGTTGTGGCTTTCACGCGTGGTCCTGGGCTGCTGGGCTCTTTGCTTGTTGGTACTTCTTTTGCAAAGGGCTTTTCATTAGGATTGAATATTCCCATGGTGGAGGTGAACCATTTGCAAGGACATGTTTTGGCTCATTTCCTTCGTGAGGAGGGTAAGCCGATGCGTTATCCCGCTTTTCCTTTCCTTTGCTTGCTTGTATCGGGTGGAAATAGCCAGCTTGTTTTGGTGAAAGATTATCTCGAAATGACGGTTGTTGGTCAAACCCTCGATGATGCCGCCGGCGAAGCATTCGATAAGTGTGCCAAGGTTATGGGTCTGCCCTATCCCGGTGGGCCCCTCATTGATAAGTTGGCCAAAGAGGGAAATCCAAAGGCGTTTAAATTCAATAAGCCTGTAATTCAAGGGTATAATTATAGTTTTAGTGGACTAAAGACATCGTTTCTCTACTTTTTACGCGATGCATTAGTGCTGAACCCAAACTTTATTGAGGAAAATCAGGCAGATCTTTGCGCCTCCCTGCAAGCAACCATTATTGATATCTTAATGGATAAACTTATTAAACTTGCTAAGGAATATGGCGTTACTGAGATTGCGGTGGCTGGCGGTGTGTCCGCTAATTCAGGCTTGCGGCAACGAATGATTGACGAAGGTGCGAAGCGCGGCTGGAATGTGTATATACCTGATTTTAGATATACAACAGATAATGCTGCCATGATTGCCATCGCTGGATACTATAGTTATCTTAAAGGTAATAGGGCGAGCCTTGATATCGCCCCACTGGCTCGCATGGTTTTTTAG
- a CDS encoding 3'-5' exonuclease — MFKQSISKEDIERLPGFHFEGKIVTINTPEQAEQVAQFLLAQKVLGFDTETRPSFRKGSSNKVALLQISTANEAFLFRLGSTGLPISLKQVLSRAIPLKIGVGITDDIRYLRKLSEFNASGFVELQNFVVKYGIEDKSLKKLSAIVLGIKVSKSQQLSNWENPILTEAQQRYAATDAYVCLQIFNKLNHLKPIEKAQWDQE; from the coding sequence ATGTTTAAACAAAGTATTAGTAAAGAGGACATTGAACGCCTACCTGGCTTTCATTTTGAAGGGAAGATTGTAACCATCAACACCCCAGAACAAGCAGAACAAGTTGCCCAGTTCCTCCTTGCCCAAAAAGTGCTAGGATTCGACACAGAAACGAGACCGTCGTTCCGCAAAGGGAGCAGCAATAAGGTAGCATTACTGCAAATCTCGACCGCCAACGAAGCATTCCTATTTCGCTTGGGATCAACGGGGCTACCCATATCATTAAAACAAGTGCTATCGAGAGCAATCCCCTTGAAAATTGGCGTTGGAATCACAGACGACATTCGGTATCTCCGAAAATTATCGGAATTCAATGCATCCGGATTCGTTGAATTGCAGAACTTTGTAGTGAAGTATGGAATTGAAGACAAGAGTCTTAAAAAACTCTCTGCCATTGTGTTGGGCATAAAAGTTTCCAAGTCACAACAACTCTCAAATTGGGAAAACCCCATTCTTACTGAAGCGCAGCAACGATATGCCGCAACGGACGCATACGTATGCCTTCAAATATTTAACAAGCTAAATCATCTCAAACCAATAGAAAAAGCGCAATGGGATCAAGAATAA
- a CDS encoding class I SAM-dependent rRNA methyltransferase, with protein MGSRIILKKGKDQSLLRFHPWVFSGAIARMEGSPAEGDVVEVISAEGTLIGSGHYQIGSITVRMLCFEPEKYTPEYWNIRINEAFLVRKSLGLAGNAHTNSYRLIHGEGDGLPGLIVDIYDTTAVMQAHTVGMYLNRMSIAEAILAIPDAKITAIYDKSSTTVPYNAGLNAVDGYLVGESLSTWATENDLQFSIDWAEGQKTGFFIDQRENRMLLEKYSKGRNVLNMFCYSGAFSVYAMRGGANLVHSVDSSKRAIEFTNANMEKNFGQDNRHQAFAEDVFNYFRKDEEKYNLMILDPPAFAKHNKVLGNALQGYKRLNTIAFLKIEPRSILFTFSCSQVVTKEQFRNTIFTAAAIAGRKVRILHQLSQPGDHPINIYHPEGEYLKGLVVYVE; from the coding sequence ATGGGATCAAGAATAATACTTAAAAAAGGCAAAGACCAATCACTACTTAGATTCCACCCTTGGGTGTTTTCTGGTGCCATTGCCCGCATGGAGGGAAGCCCCGCCGAAGGAGATGTGGTGGAAGTGATCTCGGCCGAAGGCACACTTATTGGCTCAGGCCACTACCAAATTGGTTCGATTACGGTGAGAATGCTTTGCTTCGAGCCAGAGAAATACACCCCAGAATACTGGAACATAAGAATTAACGAGGCCTTCCTAGTTCGAAAATCGTTGGGATTGGCAGGCAACGCTCATACAAATTCGTATCGTTTAATTCATGGTGAAGGCGATGGGCTACCTGGCCTTATCGTCGATATCTACGACACCACAGCGGTAATGCAAGCCCATACCGTAGGAATGTACCTAAATCGAATGTCCATAGCAGAGGCAATATTGGCTATTCCCGATGCTAAAATTACGGCTATTTACGATAAGAGTTCAACTACCGTTCCATACAACGCAGGGTTGAATGCGGTAGATGGTTACCTTGTGGGAGAATCCCTCTCAACGTGGGCTACCGAAAACGATCTTCAGTTCAGCATCGATTGGGCCGAGGGTCAAAAGACAGGGTTCTTTATTGACCAACGCGAGAACCGAATGCTCCTTGAAAAATACAGCAAGGGAAGGAATGTGCTTAACATGTTCTGCTATTCTGGAGCATTTTCCGTTTACGCCATGCGGGGTGGTGCCAATTTAGTGCACAGTGTGGATAGTTCGAAAAGGGCTATCGAATTCACCAATGCCAATATGGAGAAGAACTTTGGCCAGGACAACCGCCATCAAGCATTTGCCGAGGATGTATTCAACTACTTCCGTAAGGATGAGGAGAAATACAACCTAATGATACTCGACCCGCCGGCGTTTGCAAAGCACAACAAGGTTCTTGGAAACGCATTACAAGGCTATAAGCGTCTGAACACTATCGCTTTTTTAAAAATCGAACCGCGCAGCATACTTTTCACTTTCAGCTGCTCACAGGTTGTGACTAAAGAGCAATTCCGCAATACCATTTTTACAGCAGCGGCCATTGCCGGTAGGAAAGTTAGGATTCTCCACCAGCTGTCACAGCCGGGCGATCACCCAATAAATATTTACCACCCCGAAGGAGAATACCTCAAAGGGCTGGTAGTATATGTAGAGTAG
- the yaaA gene encoding peroxide stress protein YaaA, translating to MLILLSPAKTLKFTPIDFKIVWGLPVFLDQSKVIVDRMKELSLEEISHLMAISPALAQLNYERFHQWTLPITEANATPALWTFMGDVYKGLDAASFSKDEALFAQSSVRILSGLYGVLRPFDLMQAYRLEMGSKLKVGEGHNLYRYWDKQIASYLLSELNGRPSNVIVNLASQEYFKAVESISELVRVITPSFYETSSGKAKMVAIHAKRARGLMTRFVIEERITNPDHLKAFTSEGYLFSEPLSKGDQWAFVR from the coding sequence ATGTTAATACTGTTATCGCCTGCAAAAACTTTAAAATTTACACCGATAGATTTTAAAATTGTTTGGGGATTGCCTGTTTTCTTAGATCAATCTAAGGTTATTGTTGACCGAATGAAGGAACTCAGTCTCGAAGAAATTAGTCATTTAATGGCTATCAGTCCTGCATTGGCTCAACTTAATTACGAACGATTTCATCAGTGGACGTTGCCGATTACTGAGGCAAATGCAACGCCTGCACTATGGACCTTTATGGGCGATGTTTACAAGGGTTTGGATGCCGCTTCTTTCTCGAAAGATGAAGCGCTTTTTGCTCAGTCATCGGTTAGGATACTTTCTGGTTTGTATGGCGTTTTGCGCCCATTCGATCTGATGCAAGCCTACCGGTTGGAGATGGGCTCTAAATTAAAGGTTGGTGAGGGCCATAACCTATACCGGTATTGGGACAAGCAAATTGCCTCATATCTGTTGTCCGAACTAAATGGGCGACCGTCGAACGTGATTGTTAATCTTGCTTCTCAGGAGTATTTTAAGGCTGTGGAATCTATTTCGGAGCTGGTGAGGGTCATTACGCCATCTTTTTATGAAACATCTTCAGGGAAGGCCAAGATGGTGGCTATTCATGCTAAGCGAGCACGTGGCCTCATGACCCGATTTGTTATAGAGGAAAGGATTACCAATCCTGACCACCTGAAGGCGTTTACCTCTGAGGGTTATCTTTTTAGTGAGCCTTTGTCAAAAGGAGACCAATGGGCATTTGTTCGATAA
- a CDS encoding ABC transporter substrate-binding protein, whose protein sequence is MKTYLFQKCQPSILLIIVLLLSFSSTQAEEKVKLLLKWKHQFQFAGYYMAKEKGYYQEAGLDVEIKEAESEAYTIEKVLKGDYDFGISNSGIVVHYLNGEPVVVLCAICQRSPSVLIVKKSSGITTAKDLKNKNIMLGETAYAGEIYAMLKSSGLTMKDYNISAPSFSLNELLSGKIDALNAYLSNEPYFLQKFDIDYTVISPEDNGINFYADCLFSSESYITNNKATTDKFLEASLKGWKYALKHKDETANLILEKYNPTKIKEHLLFEAQILNTMIMPDLIKIGHMDGERWRSIAESYVKLGLSKQIKPLENFIYTPQISEKSTNPIFLIILGILFLAAAVTSGYFLYFLQKAKKDLRHAIALFKVERKDREKSSAELLETRTQLSLHLHEGKKFAEQRDVFLANLSHEIRTPMNAIVGFSNLVQKGQIEEEKYNEVFEIIQKNSLNLLKVIDNLVDLSKIQTGSLKIASTRVNIAKLLQESIETLQGEILPNLREKIRFKVEMPSTSIFIRTDEKKLKQAICGLAGSFSRILEEGEITIFVKEEGGTLLFVLREENKEISENEMRQLIEDQDVYTDSFQPLSEGISLNISLSREIIKLLNGNLWFEVSRDDGTSIYISIPFIAVAPIRTNNSETIQTYKMLEKLVVLVVEDDPSNSLLLKAILEKRGATVIIARNGREAINLALNNSQIQLVLMDIKLPEVNGLEATKAIKKEKPNLPIIAQTAYAMEEDRYRCLEAGCDDYIVKPIIQEELFQKLQEFSKKI, encoded by the coding sequence TTGAAAACTTATCTCTTTCAAAAGTGCCAACCTTCCATTTTGCTGATTATTGTCTTACTTCTGAGTTTTTCATCAACCCAAGCAGAAGAGAAGGTGAAATTACTTTTAAAATGGAAGCACCAATTTCAATTTGCCGGCTACTACATGGCAAAAGAAAAGGGCTATTATCAGGAGGCTGGTTTAGATGTTGAGATCAAAGAGGCAGAATCAGAAGCCTATACTATTGAGAAAGTGCTTAAGGGCGATTATGATTTTGGGATTTCCAATTCGGGTATCGTTGTTCACTACCTCAATGGAGAGCCAGTAGTCGTTCTTTGTGCCATCTGTCAACGCTCACCGTCGGTCCTTATTGTAAAGAAATCATCGGGAATCACTACAGCAAAGGATCTTAAGAACAAAAACATAATGCTAGGCGAAACGGCCTATGCTGGAGAGATTTACGCTATGCTTAAATCGTCCGGATTGACGATGAAAGATTACAACATTTCTGCTCCATCCTTCAGCCTCAACGAACTACTATCTGGAAAAATAGATGCGCTAAACGCATACCTTTCCAACGAACCATATTTCCTACAAAAATTCGACATCGATTATACGGTTATTTCACCAGAAGATAATGGCATTAACTTTTACGCCGACTGTCTCTTTTCATCAGAATCCTATATAACAAATAATAAAGCCACAACAGATAAATTCCTCGAAGCCAGCTTAAAGGGCTGGAAGTATGCACTAAAACATAAGGATGAAACGGCAAACCTCATTCTCGAAAAATATAACCCAACCAAAATAAAGGAGCATCTACTCTTCGAGGCCCAAATCCTAAACACGATGATTATGCCGGACTTGATAAAGATTGGGCATATGGATGGAGAGCGTTGGCGGAGCATCGCGGAAAGTTATGTAAAGCTAGGTTTATCCAAGCAAATAAAACCCTTAGAAAATTTCATATACACGCCACAAATAAGCGAAAAAAGCACGAATCCAATATTTCTCATCATACTTGGCATTCTGTTCCTAGCAGCCGCTGTAACATCGGGTTACTTTCTATACTTCCTTCAAAAGGCAAAAAAAGACCTTAGGCACGCCATCGCACTGTTTAAGGTTGAGCGGAAAGACCGAGAGAAATCGTCGGCAGAACTATTGGAAACAAGAACTCAACTTAGCCTCCATCTGCATGAGGGGAAAAAATTCGCCGAACAACGAGACGTTTTTTTGGCCAACTTATCGCATGAAATCCGAACCCCGATGAATGCAATTGTTGGTTTTTCAAACCTAGTTCAAAAGGGGCAGATTGAAGAAGAAAAATACAACGAAGTTTTCGAAATCATTCAAAAAAATAGTCTAAACCTGCTAAAGGTTATTGACAATCTCGTTGATCTCTCTAAAATACAAACTGGAAGTTTAAAAATTGCATCGACCCGAGTAAATATTGCTAAGTTATTGCAGGAGAGTATTGAAACCTTGCAAGGGGAAATACTGCCCAATCTGCGAGAAAAAATACGGTTCAAAGTGGAAATGCCGTCCACTTCCATCTTTATTAGAACCGATGAGAAAAAACTAAAACAAGCAATTTGCGGCTTAGCGGGTTCATTTTCACGCATACTCGAGGAGGGAGAGATCACCATTTTTGTAAAAGAAGAAGGCGGAACCCTACTTTTTGTACTCCGAGAGGAAAATAAGGAGATCTCGGAAAACGAAATGAGACAGTTAATTGAAGATCAAGACGTTTATACCGACTCTTTTCAGCCACTATCGGAGGGAATTAGCCTCAACATCTCCCTTTCGCGAGAGATTATCAAACTGCTAAATGGTAACCTTTGGTTTGAGGTGAGTAGAGACGATGGCACCTCAATTTACATTTCCATTCCATTTATTGCAGTTGCACCAATACGAACGAACAACAGCGAAACCATTCAAACATATAAGATGCTTGAAAAGTTAGTCGTTCTTGTAGTTGAAGACGACCCCAGTAATAGTTTACTACTAAAAGCCATACTGGAGAAGAGAGGTGCCACTGTTATTATTGCCCGAAATGGTCGCGAGGCCATTAATTTGGCATTAAACAACTCACAAATTCAGCTTGTGCTAATGGACATCAAGTTGCCAGAGGTGAACGGTCTGGAGGCGACAAAAGCCATAAAAAAGGAGAAGCCGAACCTTCCAATTATTGCGCAAACTGCATATGCCATGGAGGAAGATCGCTACCGATGCCTAGAAGCTGGCTGCGACGATTACATTGTAAAGCCGATTATCCAAGAAGAGTTATTCCAAAAACTTCAAGAGTTCTCAAAAAAGATTTAA